A genomic segment from Salvia splendens isolate huo1 chromosome 13, SspV2, whole genome shotgun sequence encodes:
- the LOC121760050 gene encoding probable small nuclear ribonucleoprotein F, with product MATVPVNPKPFLNNLTGKPVMVKLKWGMEYKGFLVSVDSYMNLQLANAEEYIDGQCTGSLGEILIRCNNVLYLRGVPEDEEIEDADRD from the exons ATGGCG ACCGTGCCAGTTAACCCCAAGCCTTTCTTGAACAATTTGACTGGGAAGCCTGTCATGGTCAAACTCAAATGGGGAATGGAATACAAAG GTTTCCTCGTCTCTGTGGATTCATACATGAACTTGCAG CTTGCGAATGCTGAGGAATACATTGATGGGCAGTGCACTGGAAGCCTTGGAGAAATCTTGATCAG ATGCAATAATGTTCTGTATCTTCGTGGTGTGCCTGAGGATGAAGAGATCGAAGATGCTGACCGTGATTAG
- the LOC121762583 gene encoding acyl-CoA-binding domain-containing protein 6-like yields the protein MGMDNQSWHLDLNHEQWAALPVDGQRPAARYKHAATVLGEKLYVTGGSRNGRYLSDIQVFNLKNLMWSSIKLNMEANDDKITDGAKVGAFPATSGHSMIVWNGRLLLLAGLTKESGDTVAVRFIDLESYTCGVVETFGNIPVARSGQSVIQFGSKIIMFGGEDRHRRVLNDVHVLDLETKTWSAVETTQTPPSPRFDHAAALHADRYLFIFGGCSHSVFYNDLHVLDLETMEWSKPQLQGDVVAPRAGHAGVAVDGNWYIVGGGDNKSGSLETIVINMSKLAVSVVTSVKGRDPLASEGLSIASTSLGSDNVLITYGGYNGKYHNEVFAMRVKPRDYLQPKILQSPAAAAAAASVTTAYALAKPELLSFSEKEDSNSKIIPVDTSQKDISAEINSLKEEKKALELSLAEITADKSAIKTKIEEINGNHAELSKELHSVQGQLVQERSRCANLEAQIAELQKVLESLPSLEEEVQALRMEKSALESDMEHAEVQKQRSGGIWKWVAG from the exons ATGGGAATGGACAATCAAAGTTGGCATTTGGATTTAAACCATGAACAGTGGGCAGCGCTCCCGGTAGATGGCCAGCGGCCTGCTGCTCGGTACAAG CATGCTGCAACAGTATTGGGAGAGAAGTTATACGTTACGGGTGGAAGCCGCAATGGTAGATACCTATCTGATATACAG GTGTTCAATCTGAAAAACTTGATGTGGTCAAGTATCAAACTGAACATGGAAGCCAATGATGATAAAATTACAGATGGTGCCAAAGTTGGAGCTTTCCCAGCAACCTCGGGTCACAGCATG ATTGTGTGGAATGGAagacttcttcttcttgctggcCTCACAAAGGAGAGTGGTGACACCGTCGCAG TGCGGTTCATTGATCTTGAATCATACACTTGCGGTGTTGTTGAGACCTTCGGAAATATTCCG GTAGCTCGGAGTGGGCAGTCTGTTATACAGTTTGGTTCTAAAATTATCATGTTTGGTGGAGAAGACCGCCATAGACGAGTACTAAATGATGTTCATGTTCTTGATTTGGAGACAAAAACATGGAGTGCTGTTGAGACCAC ACAGACACCTCCATCCCCTAGATTTGATCATGCAGCTGCTCTACACGCCGATCGCTATCTTTTCATATTCGGTGGATGCTCTCATTCAGTCTTTTACAATGACCTTCATGTGCTGGACTTAGAAACA ATGGAATGGTCCAAACCACAATTGCAGGGTGATGTGGTTGCTCCTAGGGCTGGTCATGCTGGTGTTGCAGTTGATGGAAATTGGTATATAGTTGGTGGTGGAGATAACAAAAGTG GTTCCCTAGAGACCATTGTTATAAATATGTCAAAGCTTGCTGTATCTGTGGTTACTTCTGTGAAGGGAAGAGATCCACTAGCTAGTGAG gGTCTCAGCATTGCATCTACATCACTTGGGAGTGATAACGTGTTGATCACGTATGGCGGCTATAATGGGAAGTATCACAACGAG GTGTTTGCTATGAGGGTCAAACCTAGGGATTATTTGCAACCTAAGATTTTGCAATCACCAGcagccgccgctgccgctgcttcTGTAACTACTGCATATGCCTTGGCAAAACCTGAACTGTTGAGTTTCAGTGAAAAAGAAGATTCAAATTCTAAGATAATCCCAGTGGATACCTCCCAGAAGGATATCTCAGCTGAAATTAACTCACTCAAAGAGGAAAAGAAGGCTTTGGAATTGTCACTTGCTGAGATAACAGCTGACAAGTCTGCTATCAAGACAAAGATTGAAGAGATAAATGGAAATCATGCTGAGTTGTCCAAG GAATTACATTCAGTGCAAGGACAGCTTGTTCAGGAGAGGTCAAGATGTGCCAACCTAGAG GCACAAATAGCAGAGCTACAGAAGGTGCTTGAATCACTTCCATCATTAGAAGAGGAGGTTCAAGCACTAAGGATGGAAAAATCTGCCCTTGAAAGTGATATGGAGCATGCGGAAGTCCAGAAGCAGCGATCTGGTGGTATCTGGAAGTGGGTTGCTGGTTAA
- the LOC121762582 gene encoding probable CoA ligase CCL5 → MVMAAMEEESLQKCLHFDKKCGFDSQTGIYHSLVRLDEHQKIPTHPNLDIATYVLSHFPPPEEAESRVALIDSDTGHRITYAQLHRSITCLAAGLHHGLGVRKGDVVFVLSPNSLLYPTICLAVLYIGAVITTANPVNTEEEIIKQVRDSGAILAIAVPSEVSKLSSAGVPVLHTSRGGGGGHLSVEELIEKCEALEITEVKPNQSETAAILYSSGTTGTSKGVVLTHSNFISVVTMMKWSTQVSKASDDVILCFIPIFHIYGLVFFALGLFSTGNTVVLMKRFDFQAMLEAIQKYKVNNIPAVPPVILGLVKHDTRRHDLTSLRRVGSGAAPLSNEVAEAFRKKFPWVELRPGYGLTESCGATTYFATDKEVKARPGSSARLLPYFSAKVVDPETGEVLPPFREGELWLKSPTVMKEYLGNEEATAVTFDPEGWLKTGDLCYFDDEGYIYVVDRIKELIKHNGYQVAPAELEAILIGHPEITDAAVIPLEDEAAGQIPVACVVRASADKLTEDQVIQFINSQVAPYKAIRRVNFINAIPRSAAGKILRRQLISQSKQQMPSRL, encoded by the exons ATGGTAATGGCTGCTATGGAGGAAGAATCCCTACAAAAGTGTCTACACTTTGATAAGAAGTGTGGTTTCGATTCGCAAACTGGAATCTATCATTCGTTGGTTCGTCTCGACGAACATCAAAAGATCCCGACTCATCCCAATCTTGACATAGCCACGTACGTGCTGTCTCATTTCCCTCCACCGGAGGAGGCTGAGAGCCGCGTTGCGCTCATCGACTCCGACACCGGCCACCGCATCACCTATGCTCAGCTCCACCGGTCCATCACCTGCCTGGCTGCTGGTTTGCATCACGGGCTCGGGGTGAGGAAGGGCGATGTGGTGTTCGTCTTGTCGCCTAACTCGCTGCTGTATCCAACCATATGTCTCGCTGTGCTCTACATTGGTGCCGTCATCACCACTGCTAATCCGGTTAATACTGAAGAGGAGATCATCAAGCAAGTGCGTGATTCGGGTGCAATCCTAGCCATTGCTGTACCCTCGGAGGTTTCCAAGCTGTCTTCGGCTGGAGTGCCTGTTCTCCATACTTCGCGTGGTGGAGGAGGCGGTCATCTTTCTGTTGAGGAGCTGATCGAGAAATGTGAAGCTTTGGAGATTACAGAGGTGAAGCCGAATCAGTCTGAGACGGCAGCAATTTTGTACTCTTCGGGGACTACCGGAACCAGCAAAGGAGTGGTATTGACTCATTCCAATTTCATCTCGGTTGTGACAATGATGAAATGGTCTACCCAAGTATCCAAGGCCAGTGATGATGTGATCTTATGTTTCATACCTATATTCCACATCTACGGCCTAGTATTTTTCGCGCTGGGATTGTTCAGCACGGGAAACACGGTCGTGCTAATGAAAAGATTCGATTTCCAAGCAATGCTTGAAGCTATTCAGAAATACAAGGTGAACAACATACCTGCTGTTCCTCCAGTGATTCTTGGTCTGGTTAAGCATGATACAAGAAGGCATGACTTAACTTCCTTGCGACGAGTGGGATCAGGAGCGGCGCCACTGAGCAACGAGGTGGCTGAGGCGTTCAGAAAGAAGTTCCCATGGGTTGAGCTTAGGCCAGGCTACGGATTAACTGAGTCTTGTGGAGCTACTACTTACTTTGCTACTGATAAGGAGGTAAAGGCTCGCCCTGGCTCATCAGCAAGGCTGCTTCCGTATTTCAGTGCCAAGGTGGTGGACCCCGAGACGGGAGAGGTGCTTCCGCCTTTCAGGGAAGGAGAACTCTGGTTAAAGAGCCCAACTGTGATGAAAGAGTACTTGGGAAATGAGGAGGCAACTGCTGTAACTTTTGATCCGGAAGGATGGCTTAAAACAGGCGATCTTTGTTACTTCGATGATGAAGGATACATTTATGTAGTCGACCGGATCAAGGAACTGATCAAGCACAATGGTTATCAG GTGGCTCCAGCAGAGCTGGAAGCAATACTAATAGGCCATCCCGAAATAACCGATGCAGCAGTCATACC GCTTGAAGATGAAGCTGCAGGACAAATACCTGTCGCATGTGTGGTCAGAGCATCGGCTGATAAGTTAACAGAAGATCAAGTCATCCAATTCATTAATAGCCAG GTAGCACCATACAAAGCGATTAGGAGAGTAAATTTCATCAATGCCATACCGAGGTCTGCTGCTGGCAAAATTCTGAGAAGGCAATTGATATCACAGAGTAAGCAGCAGATGCCCTCCAGATTATGA